GTACAGAAGGGCATGTAGACTTCATCTCAGAAGCATTTGGGCTTGGTACCCTCCAGATATTTTCGGATCACTAACTAAAGGTATCTCTAATATCATGTTCGATTTTGAAGACATCCAAGAAATGTTCCGTCTCAAAGAACTAGGCATAGAAATGGTCAGactctggtgcatgtaagtgtCACATCCAAATTCATATCTAATATGCAATGGTCTATACTTATATATGCATACATATCTAATTAGTTGTGATATTTCATTCTACAGGATGCTACAACGACAAGCGGATAAGACAGGTAGGAAGGTAGTGTTCCTTGACCCGTTAGCTATTGCTGAGAAGCGCCATTACGGCCCAATGTTGTGGAAGGATGACCACGACGAATTCAAAAACTATCAATCGCGCAAGGAAATAAATGAAGTGCGGAAAGCGGCCACAGAAAAATCCTTGCGACAGTTGGTACGTACATATCGCTTCAGTTTCAATAGTGGCAGGACAAGGATGTCATATGGGCACCATATAACTTTCAGTAAGTGTAGTCTCAATGATTTGGTATAATATGCACTTCCATCGAATATCTGACCAAGAAAtcatatatgatatttttgtAGAAATCATTAGATTGCATTTATGATCAGCCCAAAGCGTGGATATATGCTTGTATTGGACTCCGCTGATTTCGATCCGGACAGATATAAGGAATTCGTGGGCATCCTCAGCATGTTAGCAAAATCGTTATCCTATACTTCAACTTCATGCTAAATCTTGCACACATAAATAACtacttatttcttttctttttcataaaaAACAGGGCTTACAGGCACTACGTGCACAAAGGAGGAGAACACCCCCCCCCCataggaaaaaaaatatggTGATGCGTACACACTATCCATGCCACAAGCAACCTTCAGGTTCCGTGTACTATGGATACTACGTGTGCGAGCACCTGAGGGAGTTCGGGAGATACACAAAAGATCCCAAACGGGTAAGCATCTACTCTTTGCTAGGATAGATGCATAACTACATATTGTAAGTGTTTGCATCTAACACTTGGCTTAATTTTGAAATGGATTTCATATTTTCAGGATCAACGGCCAACCCACGTAGGTCCACTCCATGAGCAACAACTTCTTTTTATAGTCGACGATTTATGTCACTTCATTTTGCATGAAGTGGTCCATATAGGTGGAGAATTTGTTCATCTTGAGCATGAATTATCAACCGACCCAAAATATGCAGGCCTCCGTCAGTGGGAAAATCAGGATCTTCGGGCCGGCACTAGTAGCGTTACTCAACGTAAATGATGTCTGTACTCTACGCACTTTTATGATGGATATACTCTAATGATGCATGTAATGATACTTTTATATGATTTTATGTTGAATTTGTAATTAGTTATGTTTAAGAAATATATTCATCATCGATCGAAAAATCCTCAATAGCGCACTATCTGGACAGGTGAAAATTGGCGGGAAAcacaaatttaaataaagcgaAAAGAGAATTTTAAAAAGTTGAATCGAATCGCGCAATTGCTTTACAGGTGAAAATTGGCGGGAAACAAAAATTAGAATAATTAAATACAGAGGGAAACAGATTAGAATAAATTGGCGGAAAACAGAAATTTGAATGGATTAATAAAGCAGGAAACAAAAATctggaatttcaaattttggctTAGCGGGAAACGAATTTTAGGGGCGGCTCATGCTTTGAACCGCCCCTGTAAATGAATTTCCAGGGCCGGGTGATGGCATCAGCCGCCTCTGGAAACattattttcaggggcggctcaaGCGGTGGGCCGcccctgaaaaagggtttccaGGGGCGGTTGGTGCCATGGCCGGCCCCTGGAAATTGATTTTCAAGGGCGGGCACTTTGCCCGCCTCTGGAAAGACCCATTTCTAGTTGTGGGAGACAGGCACGGGTGGCGCGCCTACCCCTGAAAACCCCAAtctacccgcccctagaaatgttttctgcagTAGTGAATATCCATCTTGTACCAGGGCCATATGACACACCTAATTTGTGGACGGACATTGCCATATGCGAGATCCATCTCACACCCTCTGTCTGTAAGTCTGCAAAGTGTGGGCTCCGTAAGCAAATCTATCGTGTCCGGAATGGGTGACGAGCCCGAATAGGTATGATCGAGCTCACCGCAACTAATTCCTAGGCCCTCACCCGGTATTGTTCTACCATGGCTCCTCAGCATAGAAAGAACTACTTGAGTCATTTCAAGCATTAGATCAACTTGGGAGTTTGGCCCtgaccaacccagcccaaaccctagATCGAGCCGTATGCATCAGTCAACCCTAGCCGATATTGACGGTCCTTAATAAGTGCCAAATCTGACCGTCAATTATATTCAGAAATAAAGGAGAACCAACCTTACTCACATAATCATTATTATTGACCTAGTTACACATGTATTGCATAGTAAGCAATTTCAGGAACACAAGTATGAAAGCAGAGAGTGTCAGATCTGGGGCCACAGAATAGCTTACGTGGCACAGATCTGTACGAAATATAGGATAGGGCATGTCCTATACCCTGACGTCATGTAATGTACTCGTATACGATAGGACTAGTCAATACAGATCAGGACTCCTAAGCTAGAATCGGACTAGGATTCcatataaccctgtccccccagagtATATAAGGGCGCGCAAGGACCTCCTCAAACACAATCAACCTTCCAGGCAATCCAAACCACAAacaggacgtagggtgttacgcaactcgcggtccgaacctatctaaacctTTGTGTTGCGACCTTCGAGTTTCTGATCTCGGCGACACCCTGCCTACAAAATCTACCACCTGGATGGAGGTCGGCGGGTAGCGTGCCCAGTGCTTCCAGAGATCTGGGTCCCGGAGGCAGTTCTGGAACACCGCCATTACAGCTTCATCGGGACGCTGCCGGAGTTGTGGTGCGGGCATCGCAAAACCGAGTGACGAAGTCCCTGAGCAACTATCCCTTGTGCTAATGAAGCTGGTTGAGGGCATGGGATGAGTTGGGCCTCTTCCACGTACCTTTGTAAGTAGTTGCAGAACATGCGCTTGAGCTGTTTCCCGGAGTGGATCGAGTTCTTCGGTTGACTCGTCAGTCATGCCCGAATGTTGTCATTTGGGATGACCGGCAAGTAATTTGCCATGACATATTCGTCGCCACCGGCGGTGGTGACAGCGATGCCATAGGCCTCCAATCAACTCTCCGAATTAGTCTTTCCATCGTAGGTTTGAATGTGATTCGGCTTGAAGCCGGTTGGCCACTCCACGTCGTGAAGGTCTTGGGAGAAAGCCTTGATGGAGACCACAGAGGTCCTTTGGCGATTGTGGCGTGGCTCTAGTGAGTGGAAGTCAGATGAGCCAGACTGGACAGGAGAACGGGGGCGATAACGGGAGTCCGAGGACTGGCCGAACCACTCTCGCTCGTCCTGTCGGTGGCGACGCTCATCTTTCTCGCGCTCACGCCTGTTGGAGTTGAGGTTGTCTTGGAGATCCCTTTGAAGGAGCCTCCCCTGACGACCGCGAGGGGCCTATGATCCGCTTATATAGCCGCATGGCCAGGTCTAAGCTATAGAGTCTTACTCAGATACAAGGGTTGCCGACTAGCCTGTTTACATCGAGTCCAACTCGTAGCCGACTGAACCTGTCTATTCTTCCCTAGCCTTGTACGCCAAGTTTTCCTTGTATTGACCGAGTGACTCTGAGTCTTCTAGCACTACAACATATATGGGCTTCTGCGATGTTTCATTTATGTCACTGAAAGTTCGTCATCTTTCATAATCTGTGGCACTTAGGTGACGAAAATCAGTTCGTCGCCTATACCATGTCATAAAAGGTCTTctacaacaaaaatatattttttcgtCACAAATCTTATGACGATTGTTCTATCGTCACTAATTTGTGACACTCATTTTTCGTCATAATTAATACCAAAAAACATCACAAAATTATATGCTTAGATGACTGTACATGTGCCACATAGAATAGAAAACATCATAAAAATTTTACCTCATGCGATGTGGTGATTACTAGAATATGACGTGGCACCTCCATTATGACGATTTGATTCGTCATAAAATATTTGGAGGCCCAATATGGTCCATGTAGTAAAAGAATCTAATGTGGGCTACGCTGAATTTGATACCCTATTTTATTATTAAATTTGGCTAATTTAATTTTTTGTATCCTATTATGTGTCACAACCACCTCAATTTGTCACAAATAATAGACATTATCTTTGTGTATTACAGTCACACATCAGCAGTTAGAAACGATATTCATTACACACTTCCATACATACAACAATCTCCTAAGAAAAGAAATATTTCAGCATCTACAACCTAGACAGAGCCATGACAGCCATGTGGTGCCCATCCTTGCCTTTCCGTCCAATCTGAGAAAAAGGCAAACATCATCATTTGCAGGGACATTGCAAATAAGAACACAGAAATTTGAGATGCAAATTCTGGTGTACAAAATTCTACTAGTGCAGTAAAGAAGAAAGCTAACTATCCATTCTTGAAACTACAACATTATGCTAGCGTTGCGCGCCCTATCatgaccaaaacatgagctatTATTGTGCCACCGAATCATCAATAGGCAAAAGTGTATGTAAGGTAGAAATGAATGCACTGCAGGTGGTTTAACATACAGCCTCCATTTCACAGGACTAATGAACATCAGGTACAAATAAATGCATGGCAGATGTCTTAATAACCGGCTTCCATTTCACAGGATCAATCATGAGTCTTAACTACAGAACATTCCAGCCATAAGCATGCAAAGTACTAAAGCAAGTTGAGGAATCCAAAGAGAATATTACACAGCTCAGTCACGAAATTTCCAAATTACGTCTACATGTTTATCAGACTCTGATCGGGTAAATGTAGTGAAATCTCTACAAGCATGATGATACTGAACATGTCTATCCTAGCTATTTGCAAGAAGTGAAAAAGGAGACCATGGAAGACAAGGCTACAGTTCTTTCCTTAGATGCATGGAGAACTTAGCCTAAATGACATCGACATCTTCTTTGAAGTGCTCTTATGTGTCTTGGTTTCAGAATTATCAGGCACATCCATATTGATTTTAGGATTAGaatgccaaaaaaaaagaattagtAATTAAGCAGACAATGGATTCTGTTAGTTGTTGCAGTTTTAACTGTGCCTGAAAAAGGCTAAACCAGCGCGCAGCGCCCTCATCTGACCAATATGTAAATGCAGCACATTAAAGGCAGTTTAGAGGGCAGTTTAGAGTAAGGAAAGTTGTCAAGTTAAAGGAAAGGAACTTGTTTCAGAGATGTCAAACTCCATGCGCACATGTTTCAAACAGCCATTCAACAAACTATCACAAGTATGAAGGGTGTACGTAGTGCCTACAAAATTTAACATGTTGAATGGGTGTGCTGGCAAGAATGGATCCAAAAGGCACATTTATGCAGATCAACAAAGGAGCGAAATCATCTTGTTATTTCTACCCTTTCTTAATTTTATGAAATGTGAAGTCAAGGATGATAGCTACTGAGAAAAACATACTTTCATATTCAGAGCTGACATGCAAGGATAAAAAAACATTTAAAGCATCTAGAATTTATACCTTGGCAACTCAAGCTCTTGATCGTGACCACTTGAACATGTCAGCCTTCTAACAATAGTGTTTAAGGACACAGCTCCACAAAGCTGTTGCAAGCATGATAGGAAAATAAAAATGGAAATAAGCAGGCATAAATTGATGGATGAAAATAAATTCAATCTCTAGCTATTACCATTCCACCAAGTTGCTTACAACTTGCTATTGGACCGGTTTTAGTTCAGAGACATAGCAAACATGAACATAAGGCCATACGATTGACGTTGTAGTTCAGTGCAGTTGCAAGTAAGAAACAGTATATTTGtataacaagaacataatttcAGGCTTATATTAAAATACCCTCTTTATCGTGTTTGGCACTTCATTATTGGCATGTCAGATGGAGTTCAAATGGTATTTGTTCAATTCAAACATTGAGCATGGATCATCAGGAAATGGGAGTAAGGAAATCAAAACTAACCTTCACTGCTTGTGCAGTCGTGCTTGGTGAGAACGCGGGAGCGATTGGTGCTTGCCGTTGGTGTCCAAGCGCTGCCACGCCCGCGCCTACAGCCAACGCCGGCGCTGTCGACCGCCTGCCAGACCGGCCTCTGCGACATGTCAAGAGACAAGGTGTTAGAGTGTGCTCGTCGCATCCACCTCCGGCGTCCGCATCCCCTTCTGCCCTTCCCCTCCCCCGGCGGTGCGAGGAAGAAGAACTGCACGAACTTGCTATGCCGTTCCTCCCTGTGAGATGGCCTAGGTCGCTGAGGTCGGTGCCGCTGTCGTCCCTTTCTCCGAGCCCATCCAGATTGATAGCGGCGGCAGCCTCGAGAGATGGATGGGGAGGGAGCCCGAAGAGGATGCGGCCCCACCCGCATCGCCGCAGCGACGAGCGGATCGACGAGGACGCGGCGGGCGCGCAGATCGCCGAGGAGAGCGACGGCGGTGGAGCAGCCCACGGGGAGCTGGGGGGCGGATCGACGAGGATGTGGCAGGAAGTCGGAGGAGCAGAGCGCGGGGAGCAAGGAgagggagcggcgcggcgcgtaAGGAGGGGAAGGAGAAGGCCGCTGCGGCCGCGTGGGGAGGTCAGAGTAGGCCTGACGACGATGGGTCGGATAATATTTGGAGTTTTTAGGTTGGATTGTTACGTGAAATTATTTGGATATGAATTAATAAGTTTTTATGACAAATAGATTGGGATGGAATGAGTTTGCTAGTAAATTGGGTTGAATTGGGTTGGAACGGATTAATTTTTTTCGGGTTTGTGTGGGTTTACCCGTGGGTTATCCAAGGGTCTCGTTCTGCTTCGTCTCtagtcgccggcgccgccgccgcctaccgcCGCATCCGTCACGACACCCACTCCACGGGCGCCGAGATCCCCTACCAGCGGGCACCTCCCACGTCCTCGGCTCCGGTccatccccctcctcctcccaccccGCTTCCCGCCCCACAAACCCTACCCCTAACCCCAGGCCCGCCCCAAAGCAGCCATCGCCACCTCCCCTGGCCGCGCCAGCCGATTTCACCCCCTTCACACCCCTcatctcctcctcccgccgccccgACGCGAACGGCACCGCGGCCGCACCCA
The Panicum virgatum strain AP13 chromosome 6N, P.virgatum_v5, whole genome shotgun sequence genome window above contains:
- the LOC120679456 gene encoding uncharacterized protein LOC120679456, whose protein sequence is MRVGPHPLRAPSPSISRGCRRYQSGWARRKGRQRHRPQRPRPSHREERHSKGRSGRRSTAPALAVGAGVAALGHQRQAPIAPAFSPSTTAQAVKLCGAVSLNTIVRRLTCSSGHDQELELPRLDGKARMGTTWLSWLCLGCRC